Proteins from one Alphaproteobacteria bacterium genomic window:
- a CDS encoding NADH-quinone oxidoreductase subunit M, with amino-acid sequence MNNLPLLSAIIFLPLVGSLFIFAMKGQESTIASNARNVAIWTSFLTFALSIILWINFDVSQISYQFVEKTNWVKDLGIRYHLGIDGVSLFFVLLTTFLTPLCILASWDSIQFRVREYMMVFLLLETFMIGMFCALDLVLFYVFFEGVLIPMFLIIGIWGGERRIYSCFKFFLYTFFGSVLMLIAILSIYYITGSTDLQVVMDFSFTLAAQRWLWLAFFASFAVKIPMWPVHTWLPDAHVEAPTAGSVILAGILLKMGAYGFLRFSIPLFPGATVVFTPLIMVLSIIAILYASLIALVQTDMKKLIAYSSIAHMGFVTLGIFTLNTQGVTGAIIQMLSHGIVAGALFLCVGVVYDRLHTREIDRYGGLVSRMPFYALFFLIFTLAAIGLPGTSGFVGEFLVLVGAFQMNTLVATLASIGMVLGASYALWLYRRVIFGKLVHADLKTILDLNLREGIILGSLAVLVLWLGIYPQPFLNIINPAVKELVENHKAWVQEEASNVIEKANEKESLSLHKIAMPNPDSSFVWGASL; translated from the coding sequence ATGAACAATCTTCCCCTCCTTTCCGCAATTATCTTTCTCCCCTTAGTTGGCAGTCTTTTTATTTTTGCTATGAAAGGGCAAGAGTCGACCATTGCAAGCAATGCAAGAAATGTAGCCATTTGGACATCTTTTCTAACCTTTGCTTTGTCAATTATTTTATGGATAAATTTTGATGTGAGCCAAATATCATATCAATTTGTTGAAAAGACAAATTGGGTTAAGGATTTAGGTATTCGGTATCATTTAGGAATTGATGGTGTTTCCTTATTTTTTGTATTATTAACAACTTTTTTAACACCTTTATGTATTTTAGCCAGTTGGGATTCTATCCAATTTCGTGTACGGGAATATATGATGGTATTTTTACTGCTAGAAACATTCATGATTGGCATGTTTTGTGCCCTAGATCTCGTCCTGTTCTATGTCTTCTTTGAAGGTGTGCTCATTCCCATGTTCTTAATTATTGGTATCTGGGGAGGGGAGCGTCGAATTTATTCTTGTTTTAAATTCTTTTTGTATACTTTTTTTGGCTCCGTCTTAATGTTAATAGCTATTTTATCTATCTATTACATTACGGGAAGCACAGACCTTCAAGTCGTCATGGACTTCTCCTTTACATTGGCAGCGCAGAGATGGTTATGGTTGGCCTTTTTTGCCTCTTTTGCCGTCAAAATTCCTATGTGGCCTGTTCATACATGGTTGCCGGATGCTCACGTCGAGGCTCCAACGGCAGGATCTGTTATTTTAGCAGGAATCTTATTGAAAATGGGGGCTTATGGATTCTTAAGATTTTCGATTCCATTGTTTCCAGGTGCAACAGTTGTTTTTACTCCATTGATCATGGTTCTCAGCATCATCGCCATTCTTTATGCATCTTTAATAGCTCTTGTCCAAACAGATATGAAAAAATTGATAGCCTATTCTTCTATTGCTCATATGGGTTTTGTGACTTTAGGAATTTTTACACTCAACACCCAAGGGGTGACGGGGGCGATTATTCAAATGCTGAGTCATGGTATTGTTGCCGGGGCTTTATTCTTGTGTGTAGGAGTGGTTTATGACCGACTTCATACCCGGGAAATTGATCGATACGGAGGGCTCGTGTCCCGTATGCCTTTTTATGCACTATTCTTTTTAATTTTTACCCTTGCGGCCATCGGATTGCCCGGAACAAGTGGATTTGTGGGAGAATTCTTGGTGCTTGTGGGTGCATTCCAAATGAATACGCTGGTTGCAACTCTTGCCTCAATCGGTATGGTTTTGGGGGCAAGTTATGCGTTGTGGTTATACCGAAGAGTCATTTTTGGAAAATTAGTTCACGCAGATTTAAAAACGATATTAGACCTCAATTTGCGGGAAGGCATAATTCTAGGCTCACTGGCAGTTTTGGTGTTGTGGTTGGGAATTTATCCGCAGCCATTCTTAAATATTATCAATCCCGCAGTTAAAGAGTTGGTTGAAAATCATAAGGCTTGGGTTCAAGAAGAAGCCTCAAATGTAATAGAAAAAGCGAATGAAAAGGAAAGTTTGAGCCTTCATAAAATTGCGATGCCCAATCCTGATTCTTCGTTTGTGTGGGGAGCGTCTTTATGA
- the nuoN gene encoding NADH-quinone oxidoreductase subunit NuoN: protein MNLAFEGVDLNLIFPELVLLGVAFVLLVLGLYRGDYAFNRVMLLSKIALGAVLVLVCVMPAEREIGFQGAFVSDSFSILMKALIISSALIVLMVSRKSLTSEDIAQYEYPILILFAVLGMMVMISANDLISLFMGLELQSLSLYVLTTLRRDDAKASEAGMKYFVLGALSTSLLLYGCSLIYGYTGTTNFDVIAHVLKGIHDVPLSIMVGLVFLMAGLVFKISAVPFHMWTPDVYEGSPISITTFLASAPKIAGFALITRVFISPFLHFVGQWQLMLGAIAIASMILGAFAALTQRNIKRLLAYSSIGNMGYALIGIVVGTEEGVTASTLYMLLYLIMIIGVFACLLNITRRSQETNNIQDLKGLVRFYPGTSFILSFLLFSMAGIPPLAGFLGKLYVFKAAVAANFYFLAIVGVLTSVVAAAYYLWIIKAILMDAPDLDRWAEHYRTYRREPAMTFVLLGTVAGLLWIFIFPNPIIRITNDAVASLFDM, encoded by the coding sequence ATGAATTTGGCTTTTGAGGGTGTAGATTTAAACCTTATTTTTCCAGAACTTGTTCTATTGGGAGTGGCTTTTGTTCTTCTTGTGTTGGGTTTGTATAGGGGCGATTATGCTTTTAATCGCGTAATGCTATTATCCAAAATTGCTTTAGGGGCGGTTCTCGTTCTTGTTTGTGTGATGCCAGCAGAACGTGAAATTGGTTTCCAAGGGGCTTTTGTGAGTGATAGTTTTTCAATCTTGATGAAAGCCCTTATTATATCTTCAGCTCTTATTGTGTTAATGGTGAGCCGAAAGTCTCTAACTTCAGAAGATATTGCTCAATACGAATACCCAATCTTGATCCTGTTTGCTGTTTTGGGAATGATGGTTATGATTTCGGCAAACGACTTGATCAGTTTGTTTATGGGACTTGAATTACAAAGTCTAAGTCTATACGTATTGACGACATTACGTCGAGACGATGCCAAAGCTTCAGAAGCTGGAATGAAGTATTTTGTTCTGGGAGCTCTGTCCACGAGTTTGCTGCTATATGGTTGTTCGTTAATTTATGGATACACAGGAACAACGAATTTTGATGTTATAGCTCATGTCTTGAAAGGAATTCATGATGTTCCTTTGTCTATAATGGTTGGGTTGGTTTTCCTGATGGCTGGGTTGGTTTTTAAAATTTCTGCGGTTCCTTTTCACATGTGGACCCCAGATGTGTATGAAGGATCGCCTATTTCCATTACAACATTTTTGGCCTCAGCTCCCAAAATTGCAGGTTTTGCTCTCATTACACGCGTTTTTATATCCCCTTTTTTGCATTTCGTGGGACAATGGCAACTTATGCTGGGGGCGATCGCAATAGCCTCAATGATTTTAGGAGCATTTGCAGCTCTAACACAACGGAACATCAAACGTCTTTTGGCATATAGTTCTATTGGGAATATGGGATATGCGCTTATTGGCATCGTTGTGGGCACTGAAGAAGGGGTAACAGCAAGTACGTTATATATGCTGTTATATCTCATCATGATTATTGGGGTGTTTGCGTGTCTTCTCAACATTACACGCCGAAGTCAGGAAACAAATAACATTCAAGATCTTAAAGGACTCGTTCGTTTTTATCCAGGAACTTCATTTATTTTAAGTTTTCTCCTATTCTCAATGGCTGGCATTCCCCCTCTTGCAGGATTTCTAGGGAAATTGTACGTATTTAAAGCAGCCGTTGCCGCAAATTTTTACTTTTTGGCAATTGTTGGCGTTCTGACGAGCGTCGTTGCTGCGGCTTACTATCTTTGGATTATCAAAGCTATTCTTATGGATGCCCCAGATTTGGACCGATGGGCGGAGCATTATCGTACTTATCGAAGGGAGCCAGCCATGACTTTTGTTTTGTTGGGGACGGTTGCAGGTCTTCTTTGGATCTTTATTTTCCCGAATCCTATTATTCGCATCACGAACGATGCTGTTGCTTCTCTATTTGATATGTAG
- a CDS encoding biotin--[acetyl-CoA-carboxylase] ligase: MLNYILHEYPVVESTNDVAKNLLKEGAGEGTVVRADRQTAGRGRRGREWVSNSGNLYCSFILKPHCPLSQVNQLSFVMALAVGETILSFLSLPESLSYKWPNDLLLNKEKVGGILIETESSGGKQVESCVVGIGVNLLSSPSHMAYPVTSLKRHAKVTPILEILFSELLDQIKTFYHMWKQDGFELIREKWLQRAYCLGEDLSIVVGENKIRGKFIGLDPSGGLLIKREDNSIETLLSAEIS, translated from the coding sequence TTGTTGAATTACATTCTTCATGAATATCCTGTTGTTGAAAGTACGAATGATGTTGCTAAGAACCTTTTAAAGGAAGGCGCAGGAGAAGGCACAGTTGTTCGAGCGGACCGCCAAACAGCGGGGCGAGGTCGACGAGGACGTGAGTGGGTATCTAATTCCGGTAATTTATACTGTTCTTTTATCCTAAAGCCGCACTGTCCTTTGAGCCAAGTCAATCAACTTTCATTTGTTATGGCTTTAGCCGTTGGCGAGACGATTTTATCTTTCCTATCCTTGCCCGAGAGTTTGTCTTATAAATGGCCAAATGACTTACTTTTAAATAAAGAAAAGGTTGGCGGGATATTGATTGAAACAGAGTCCAGTGGGGGAAAACAAGTTGAAAGTTGTGTGGTCGGTATTGGTGTGAATCTTCTATCAAGCCCTTCTCATATGGCTTATCCCGTGACATCTTTAAAACGGCATGCAAAAGTGACGCCAATTTTAGAGATTTTATTTTCTGAACTTTTGGATCAAATCAAAACTTTCTATCATATGTGGAAACAAGACGGTTTCGAGCTTATTCGAGAAAAGTGGCTGCAAAGAGCTTATTGTCTTGGAGAAGATCTATCTATAGTTGTGGGAGAAAACAAAATCCGCGGAAAGTTTATTGGATTAGATCCCAGCGGTGGGCTTCTTATTAAAAGAGAAGATAATAGCATTGAAACTCTATTGTCGGCTGAAATTTCATGA
- a CDS encoding ribonuclease J, producing the protein MNLNLYGHDNEWIMVDLGITFGDRLGVDIITPDPAFIAERRDSLVGIIITHAHEDHIGAVPYLWQHLQCPVYATPFTASILRQKLKDISWGKKVPIIEVPLSSTIQVGKFSVEFITLTHSIPEPNALAITTPLGTILHTGDWKIDSSPFVGEVTDHKRLKALGDKGILAMVCDSTNVLNEGSSGSEQGVREELTDLIRRHPNGRVAVACFASNVARLETAALAARANGRQPVLVGRSLIRMEEAARQNGYLTDIPRFLNEETADGLPRDRILLIATGSQGEPRSALSRIASGQHPAIELDAGDTVIFSSRMIPGNERSISALQNRLVLKGVKVITAHEEDIHVSGHPAQDELRQMYEWVRPEILVPVHGEARHLQAHAAFGLECGIAQSITPENGTLIRLAPGSPEIVDNVPTGRKGFDGNRLISMDSLMLRDRYRLSIQGTIVVTIALDKVGQPARPMHLTMLGVAEPGEEMDELSRDINRVIRQTLLDNHKNEEVLTEALRVAIRRVVNTRLGKKPLTEVHLIQV; encoded by the coding sequence ATGAATCTCAATCTCTATGGTCACGATAACGAATGGATTATGGTAGACTTAGGAATAACTTTTGGAGATCGGTTAGGTGTGGATATTATTACACCTGATCCGGCTTTCATTGCTGAGCGTCGAGATTCACTAGTTGGAATTATTATTACGCATGCGCATGAAGATCATATAGGGGCTGTTCCCTACCTGTGGCAACATTTGCAGTGTCCCGTTTATGCAACTCCCTTCACCGCGAGCATTTTACGTCAAAAACTTAAAGATATTTCGTGGGGCAAGAAAGTTCCGATTATTGAAGTTCCCCTTTCAAGTACCATCCAGGTTGGAAAATTTTCTGTAGAATTCATTACTTTGACTCACTCTATTCCGGAGCCAAACGCTTTGGCGATTACGACACCTCTCGGCACAATTCTGCATACAGGGGATTGGAAAATTGACAGCAGTCCTTTTGTGGGAGAAGTTACCGATCATAAGCGTCTTAAAGCCTTGGGTGATAAGGGTATTTTGGCCATGGTTTGTGATTCCACAAACGTTCTTAACGAAGGAAGTTCAGGTTCTGAACAGGGCGTAAGAGAAGAACTTACGGATTTGATTCGTCGTCATCCGAATGGTCGTGTTGCTGTGGCTTGTTTTGCGTCGAACGTTGCTCGTTTAGAGACAGCTGCATTGGCTGCACGGGCAAACGGTCGTCAACCCGTATTGGTGGGCCGTTCCTTAATACGTATGGAAGAAGCAGCACGTCAAAATGGATACCTGACGGACATTCCCCGATTTCTTAATGAAGAAACGGCAGACGGATTGCCCCGGGATAGGATTTTGCTTATCGCTACAGGTTCTCAAGGAGAGCCTCGTTCAGCGCTTTCACGTATTGCCTCAGGACAGCATCCAGCTATAGAACTTGATGCTGGAGATACAGTTATATTTTCATCTCGAATGATTCCGGGTAATGAACGGAGTATTAGTGCGTTGCAAAATCGTCTTGTCTTAAAAGGCGTAAAAGTCATTACGGCTCATGAGGAAGATATTCACGTATCTGGACATCCTGCTCAGGATGAGCTTCGGCAAATGTATGAATGGGTTCGGCCTGAAATCCTAGTCCCGGTTCATGGAGAGGCTCGCCATCTTCAAGCCCATGCAGCCTTTGGTTTAGAATGCGGTATTGCTCAATCTATTACGCCAGAAAATGGAACGTTAATTCGTCTGGCGCCGGGTTCGCCTGAGATCGTTGATAATGTGCCAACGGGGCGAAAAGGTTTTGATGGCAATCGGTTAATTTCTATGGATAGTCTGATGCTTCGTGATCGTTATCGTTTGTCTATTCAAGGAACAATTGTGGTAACCATTGCACTTGATAAGGTTGGACAGCCGGCTCGTCCGATGCACCTTACGATGTTAGGTGTTGCCGAACCGGGAGAGGAAATGGATGAATTGTCACGGGATATTAACCGAGTCATACGCCAAACATTATTAGATAATCATAAAAATGAAGAGGTGCTAACGGAGGCACTTCGTGTTGCAATTCGCCGAGTTGTGAATACTCGGCTAGGCAAGAAGCCTCTAACTGAAGTACATTTAATACAAGTGTAA
- the mce gene encoding methylmalonyl-CoA epimerase: MLNRLNHVAIAVPDLGAAVTFYRDVLGAEVSEAMDLWEHGVTSVFVYLSNTKLELITPLGDHSPIAGFLTKNPAGGLHHLCFEVQDIHMSSDKVNAAHVRLIDVPKQGSQGKPVVFMHPKDVFGCLLELEESA, encoded by the coding sequence ATGCTGAATCGATTAAATCATGTAGCAATTGCGGTACCTGATTTAGGTGCAGCTGTTACGTTTTATCGAGATGTTTTGGGGGCAGAAGTCTCTGAAGCTATGGACTTGTGGGAACACGGAGTGACCTCAGTTTTTGTTTACCTATCTAATACGAAACTTGAACTGATAACACCTTTAGGAGACCACTCACCCATTGCAGGGTTCCTAACCAAAAATCCTGCAGGGGGTTTGCATCATCTTTGTTTTGAAGTACAAGATATTCATATGTCATCGGATAAAGTTAACGCGGCGCACGTGAGACTTATTGATGTTCCTAAACAAGGAAGTCAAGGTAAGCCCGTTGTTTTTATGCATCCTAAAGATGTTTTTGGATGTTTATTAGAGTTAGAAGAATCAGCATAA
- a CDS encoding gamma-glutamyl-gamma-aminobutyrate hydrolase family protein, with the protein MLMTTKPLILITLDVEEPGGYSKMPWFALRKNYCDAILAAGGIPLPVPHYEELDEHYASLADGFVFTGGDFDIDPALYGEAHRHETVRTKQNRTTFEWRLLELALEKKKPVLGICGGMQLVNVVLGGSLIQHIPDEINNGLPHEQPNPRTEAGHDVQIYEDTLLHRLVYSTIVEGNIPVNSAHHQAIKTLGNGLVINAMASDGIIEGIEDTQRPFCLGIQWHPEYHISHADKNIFQGLVEAAKQ; encoded by the coding sequence ATGTTAATGACGACTAAGCCACTTATTCTAATAACACTCGACGTGGAAGAGCCGGGCGGTTATTCAAAAATGCCTTGGTTTGCTTTGCGCAAGAATTATTGTGATGCTATTTTAGCTGCGGGAGGCATTCCTTTGCCTGTTCCCCACTATGAGGAGCTAGATGAACATTATGCATCTCTAGCCGATGGTTTTGTATTTACAGGTGGAGATTTTGATATTGATCCCGCGTTGTACGGCGAGGCCCACCGTCACGAGACTGTAAGGACCAAACAAAACAGAACAACTTTCGAATGGCGTTTATTGGAGTTAGCTCTCGAGAAAAAGAAACCGGTACTCGGTATTTGTGGAGGAATGCAACTTGTGAATGTTGTTTTAGGGGGAAGCCTGATTCAACATATTCCAGATGAAATCAATAATGGCTTACCTCATGAACAACCCAATCCACGAACTGAGGCAGGGCATGATGTGCAAATTTATGAAGATACGCTGTTACACAGACTTGTTTATTCTACAATAGTGGAAGGCAATATTCCCGTGAATAGTGCTCACCATCAAGCCATTAAGACATTAGGGAATGGACTTGTTATTAATGCAATGGCTTCTGATGGCATCATAGAGGGAATTGAAGATACACAACGGCCTTTCTGCTTAGGTATTCAATGGCACCCGGAATATCATATTAGTCATGCGGATAAAAATATTTTTCAAGGGCTTGTAGAGGCTGCAAAACAATGA
- a CDS encoding rRNA pseudouridine synthase, whose amino-acid sequence MTTSLTAQPIVGERIAKRMARAGLCSRRDAERWIFEGRVTIDGEILTTPAIVVTDKMKIMVDGKLITEVPEPRLWLYHKPVDLLTTHHDPQGRPTIFENLPSSMPRVISIGRLDLNSEGLLLLTNDGELSRYAELPATGWARSYQVRVYGEVDENALADLVHGVTIDGISYGRIEAQLEDPSHNTRSNTWLFMTLYEGKNREIRKVMEYLGLRVNRLIRVSYGPFSLEDLNPGQVKEIPRRDFLNVFNVNK is encoded by the coding sequence ATGACGACATCTTTGACTGCACAGCCGATTGTAGGAGAACGCATTGCCAAACGCATGGCCCGAGCGGGTCTTTGTTCTCGACGTGATGCGGAGCGTTGGATCTTTGAGGGTCGCGTAACGATTGACGGAGAAATTCTAACCACCCCCGCCATAGTTGTGACGGATAAAATGAAAATTATGGTGGATGGAAAACTCATAACAGAAGTGCCAGAACCTCGACTTTGGTTATACCATAAGCCTGTTGATCTTTTAACAACTCATCATGATCCACAGGGTCGTCCCACAATCTTTGAAAACTTACCGTCATCCATGCCGAGAGTAATTTCTATTGGGCGTTTGGATTTAAATTCTGAAGGATTGCTTCTTCTCACCAATGATGGGGAATTATCGCGATATGCTGAGCTTCCTGCAACAGGATGGGCAAGGTCTTATCAGGTTCGTGTTTATGGAGAAGTTGATGAAAATGCGCTAGCAGATCTTGTGCATGGTGTTACAATAGATGGTATTTCGTACGGCCGCATTGAAGCTCAATTAGAAGATCCAAGTCACAATACGCGCTCAAATACTTGGCTCTTTATGACACTTTACGAGGGAAAAAATCGTGAAATCCGAAAAGTTATGGAATACTTAGGGCTTAGAGTGAACCGTTTGATTCGAGTGAGTTATGGTCCTTTTTCTTTGGAAGACTTAAACCCAGGTCAGGTTAAGGAAATTCCTCGAAGAGATTTTCTAAACGTGTTTAATGTTAATAAATAA
- a CDS encoding DUF924 domain-containing protein: MPNIKYPLLKGILDFWFSAEVEPFWFSKNDDFDTTIVKQYGMLYEEMAADYRDKKLDEIKSGQEALALVILFDQFSRNMFRNSPKAFATDDLALTISKRAVERGFDRELTSLAHHNFLYMPFMHSENLDDQEEGIRLFSGLPGNEQTVSYARHHRDIIAKFGRFPHRNIDLGRKPTPEEVEFGKTFTGF, translated from the coding sequence ATGCCAAATATTAAGTACCCCCTTCTTAAAGGTATTCTTGATTTCTGGTTTTCTGCAGAAGTCGAGCCATTTTGGTTTTCCAAAAATGATGACTTTGATACAACCATCGTGAAACAATATGGCATGTTATATGAAGAAATGGCGGCGGATTATCGAGATAAAAAACTTGATGAGATTAAAAGTGGCCAAGAAGCGTTGGCCCTTGTTATTCTTTTCGATCAATTTTCCCGCAATATGTTTCGAAATTCCCCCAAAGCATTTGCAACGGATGACCTAGCCCTTACCATTTCTAAAAGGGCTGTAGAGAGAGGATTTGATAGAGAATTAACATCTCTCGCACATCACAATTTCTTATATATGCCTTTTATGCACAGTGAAAATTTAGACGACCAAGAGGAAGGAATTCGTCTTTTTTCAGGTTTGCCGGGAAATGAACAAACAGTTTCTTATGCACGTCATCACAGGGATATTATTGCAAAGTTTGGCCGTTTTCCTCATCGCAATATTGATCTGGGGCGAAAACCTACCCCTGAAGAGGTTGAATTTGGAAAGACTTTTACAGGCTTTTAA
- a CDS encoding MFS transporter, giving the protein MLLRRIPSAYFLWLCAVLFYLYQYIIRVSPSVMKDDLMIAFDVTAGGFSSLSSFALYCYALMQIPVGMLVDRYGTRRMILSSIALCVSGVLLFSHSEQLLFGYLARMMMGTGSACAFLSVSKIVNEWFPDNRKGLMMGLTATFGTFGAYLGGRPLVMLIESQGWRASLMILAAIGSLVLLLNFFILPRASKKTKEIIPGEEHASFQSVLSVFKSGQAWLFALVAIGLYLSIAVVADLWGVSFMEEKFDINRQEAAQMVSYIYFGTACGCPLFAWISRLLGSVKQAIILGGVGIVALLAYIVFVPNIPIWLGNTILFSVGICTGAEILCFIAACTIMGPEVAGTMTGFLNGIVSLAAAMIQQYVGQVLDYFWEGQMTEAGIRAYSIHTYQVAFGVILFVTCISVILSLFIKQSQEYPENLEKISPSPAT; this is encoded by the coding sequence ATGTTATTGCGGCGAATTCCTTCTGCATATTTCCTTTGGCTTTGTGCAGTTTTATTCTACTTGTATCAATACATTATTAGAGTATCTCCTAGTGTCATGAAAGACGATTTGATGATCGCTTTCGACGTGACCGCCGGCGGCTTCAGTAGCTTATCTTCTTTTGCTCTTTATTGTTATGCGCTCATGCAAATACCTGTGGGGATGTTAGTTGATCGATACGGAACCCGCCGCATGATCTTATCCTCTATTGCTCTGTGCGTTTCAGGCGTGCTTCTCTTTTCTCACAGTGAACAATTGCTGTTTGGATATCTAGCCCGCATGATGATGGGCACCGGATCTGCGTGCGCATTTCTTTCTGTTAGTAAGATTGTAAATGAATGGTTTCCAGATAATCGGAAAGGTCTCATGATGGGCTTAACAGCCACATTTGGCACCTTTGGGGCTTACTTAGGAGGTCGACCGCTTGTCATGCTCATTGAAAGTCAAGGCTGGCGAGCAAGTTTAATGATTCTGGCTGCTATTGGATCTCTTGTTTTGCTGCTGAATTTCTTTATTCTCCCCCGTGCTTCAAAAAAAACAAAAGAGATTATACCTGGAGAAGAACACGCCTCATTCCAATCAGTGTTATCCGTATTCAAAAGTGGTCAGGCATGGTTGTTTGCTCTTGTTGCTATTGGTTTGTATCTTTCCATCGCTGTCGTCGCAGATTTATGGGGTGTTTCCTTCATGGAGGAAAAATTTGATATTAACCGGCAAGAGGCCGCACAAATGGTATCCTATATTTATTTTGGAACAGCCTGTGGCTGCCCCTTATTTGCTTGGATAAGTCGTCTTTTGGGCTCTGTAAAGCAGGCAATCATTCTTGGGGGCGTTGGTATAGTTGCGCTTCTAGCCTATATTGTATTTGTCCCAAATATTCCTATTTGGCTCGGCAATACTATTTTATTTTCAGTTGGAATTTGTACAGGAGCTGAAATTTTGTGTTTCATTGCCGCTTGCACAATCATGGGACCAGAAGTTGCCGGAACAATGACAGGATTTCTAAATGGAATCGTCAGTCTGGCCGCCGCCATGATTCAACAATATGTAGGACAAGTTCTTGACTATTTTTGGGAAGGACAAATGACAGAAGCAGGCATTCGCGCCTACTCCATTCATACTTATCAGGTCGCCTTTGGCGTGATTTTATTTGTAACTTGTATTTCAGTCATTCTTTCTTTGTTTATTAAGCAAAGTCAGGAATATCCAGAAAACTTAGAAAAAATATCTCCCTCACCAGCAACTTGA
- the ychF gene encoding redox-regulated ATPase YchF, whose product MGFNCGIVGLPNVGKSTLFNALTATAAAEAANYPFCTIEPNIGRVGVPDSRLDKLALMAGSQKVIPTQLEIVDIAGLVRGASKGEGLGNQFLGHIRSVDAVIHVLRCFENDDITHVDGSVDPIRDLTTIETELMLADLESLERRMQAGAKKAKGGDLEAKALLALMEQAKNHLEQGKPAKTMVVSKEDADLFQQIQLLSAKPMLYVCNVSEGEASTGNEWTAKVDDYAKNHDARAVVISAAIESEVAGLDNEQDQREFLQSLGLKETGLKRVIHEGYGLLNLLTFFTVGPKEARAWTTHQGSKAPQAAGVIHTDFERGFICAETISYEDYVACEGEAGAKAAGKLRLEGRDYLVKDGDVFHFRFNV is encoded by the coding sequence ATGGGATTTAATTGTGGAATTGTGGGGCTTCCGAATGTTGGAAAGTCCACTCTATTTAATGCACTAACAGCAACGGCAGCAGCTGAGGCTGCGAATTACCCTTTTTGTACGATTGAACCCAACATAGGTCGTGTGGGGGTACCGGATTCGCGGTTAGATAAGCTTGCCCTTATGGCCGGTTCGCAAAAGGTCATTCCAACTCAATTAGAGATTGTTGACATCGCTGGACTTGTGAGGGGAGCTAGCAAAGGCGAAGGATTGGGCAATCAATTCTTGGGTCATATCCGGAGTGTCGACGCGGTTATTCATGTTTTAAGATGCTTTGAAAATGATGATATTACCCATGTAGATGGTAGTGTTGATCCCATACGGGATTTGACAACCATAGAAACAGAATTAATGCTTGCTGATTTGGAAAGTTTAGAGCGACGGATGCAAGCTGGAGCCAAAAAGGCCAAAGGGGGGGATCTGGAAGCTAAAGCTCTCTTAGCGTTAATGGAGCAAGCGAAAAATCATTTGGAGCAAGGGAAACCTGCAAAAACAATGGTTGTTTCTAAAGAAGACGCGGATCTCTTTCAGCAAATTCAGCTTTTATCGGCTAAGCCAATGCTATACGTATGTAATGTATCTGAAGGCGAAGCCAGTACCGGCAATGAATGGACAGCAAAAGTGGACGACTATGCAAAGAATCATGACGCACGGGCTGTTGTGATATCTGCTGCCATAGAGTCTGAAGTCGCTGGGTTAGATAACGAACAGGATCAACGAGAATTCCTTCAGTCTCTTGGTTTAAAAGAAACAGGCTTAAAGCGCGTCATTCACGAGGGATATGGTTTGCTAAATCTCTTAACATTTTTCACTGTTGGTCCGAAAGAAGCTCGAGCGTGGACTACCCATCAAGGGTCCAAAGCTCCCCAAGCAGCAGGCGTCATACATACAGATTTTGAGCGTGGATTTATTTGTGCAGAGACAATTTCTTATGAAGATTATGTTGCATGTGAAGGGGAAGCGGGCGCAAAAGCGGCCGGTAAATTGCGTCTTGAGGGGCGTGACTATTTGGTAAAAGATGGGGATGTATTTCACTTTCGTTTTAATGTTTAG